A genomic segment from Candidatus Cloacimonadota bacterium encodes:
- a CDS encoding gliding motility-associated C-terminal domain-containing protein, protein MTGKNYENYDVLAIKTDSYGDSLWTRTFAGLGGNDKGNCVLEDNESNIIIAGELHYRAIDTFIAKIDNSGNILFEQILSDLAACYTIQLDQNNLIGYSWGGSPNQKTRLFKVDDIGEIVWNEQLNHWPSVGDKSFDVLDNEGFICAGEEYLGVNIFLSKTDSAGQITDSEENLYPIHDNSLSNYPNPFNPSTTIYFGKLENYNDYKLQIYNSKGQLIKKISIDCNKQSTIWDGTNQFNKKVGSGIYYYQLISKKNSLGTGKMLMLK, encoded by the coding sequence TTGACGGGTAAAAACTATGAAAATTATGATGTATTAGCTATAAAAACAGATTCATATGGTGATTCATTGTGGACAAGAACATTTGCTGGTTTAGGTGGTAATGATAAGGGTAATTGTGTTTTAGAAGATAATGAATCAAATATTATTATTGCAGGTGAATTGCATTATAGGGCTATTGACACATTTATAGCAAAAATTGACAATTCTGGTAACATTCTTTTCGAGCAAATTTTATCTGATTTAGCAGCCTGCTACACAATACAATTAGATCAAAATAATTTAATTGGTTATAGTTGGGGTGGTTCTCCAAATCAGAAAACAAGATTGTTTAAAGTTGATGATATTGGTGAAATAGTGTGGAATGAGCAACTCAACCATTGGCCATCTGTAGGCGATAAAAGCTTTGATGTTTTAGATAATGAAGGTTTTATATGTGCTGGCGAAGAATACTTAGGAGTTAACATATTCCTAAGTAAAACTGATTCAGCAGGTCAAATAACAGATTCAGAAGAAAATCTATATCCAATTCACGATAATTCGTTATCAAATTATCCCAACCCATTTAATCCTTCAACAACAATATATTTTGGAAAACTAGAGAACTACAATGATTATAAATTACAAATATACAACTCTAAAGGACAATTAATTAAGAAAATTTCGATTGATTGCAACAAACAATCAACAATCTGGGATGGTACAAACCAATTCAATAAAAAAGTTGGTTCAGGTATCTATTATTATCAATTAATATCGAAAAAAAACAGCTTAGGAACTGGAAAAATGTTAATGTTGAAATAA
- a CDS encoding T9SS type A sorting domain-containing protein, whose protein sequence is MQRRKDAKTQRCREVKMQRNNDSSSIVARRFPQYDDHWLLITGHLSLVIRNFSFSQSHKVSQSQSHKVSQSQSHKVSQSQSHKVSQSQSHKVSQSQSHKVSQSQSHKVSQSHRLNSHLSLLFLFCFLLFAFGLFSQETWEKIYRPFQRPNWTDRYELDDVIITQDGGYVISGSYELFGHDPWEYENWAFLMKTDSDGNLLWAVDDSLEYMLSNGYNIDFTELQDGSLLSIGFSAFGGGGNYMIKRDSEGNRLWLIPYDNDFGFFSMKTTSDGNVILAGSSNNNASLRKIDPDGNTIWTSIIDVGHSVAYSVCETSDGGYAMTGTNYEDYDVLVIKTDSNGDSLWTRTFEGLDGHERGNCIFETIDGNIIASGYFRTSSYDRFGFVASITTENNLLFCNQYEYWNIRTCIEDDDSNYVINSGHALLKTNVYGDTLWCTGYPYWGYYGDKCLQKVDLGFLYISKNDQDYILLTKTDENGQVTDISHNVLKQTTIELINFPNPFNPSTTISFGKLDSYNDFKLQIYNTKGQLIKEISIDCNKQSIIWDGTNQFNKKVGSGVYYYQIISNENRLGSGKMLMLK, encoded by the coding sequence ATGCAAAGACGCAAAGACGCAAAGACGCAAAGATGCAGAGAGGTAAAGATGCAAAGAAATAACGATTCTTCGTCAATAGTCGCAAGAAGATTTCCGCAATATGACGATCATTGGTTATTAATCACTGGTCACTTGTCATTAGTAATTCGTAATTTCTCATTCTCCCAAAGTCACAAAGTCTCTCAATCACAAAGTCACAAAGTCTCTCAATCTCAAAGTCACAAAGTCTCTCAATCTCAAAGTCACAAAGTCTCTCAATCTCAAAGTCACAAAGTCTCTCAATCTCAAAGTCACAAAGTCTCTCAATCTCAAAGTCACAAAGTCTCTCAATCTCATCGTCTCAACTCTCATCTCTCACTTCTGTTCCTTTTCTGCTTTCTGCTTTTTGCTTTTGGCCTTTTTTCCCAAGAAACCTGGGAAAAAATATATCGACCATTTCAGCGCCCTAACTGGACGGATAGATATGAATTAGATGATGTTATAATTACTCAAGATGGTGGCTATGTAATAAGCGGGTCTTATGAATTGTTTGGACATGATCCCTGGGAATACGAGAATTGGGCTTTTCTTATGAAAACTGATTCTGATGGCAATCTGCTTTGGGCTGTTGACGATTCTCTGGAATATATGCTTAGCAATGGCTATAATATTGATTTTACTGAGCTGCAGGATGGTAGTTTGTTATCAATAGGTTTTTCAGCTTTTGGAGGTGGAGGTAACTATATGATAAAACGCGATTCAGAAGGTAATCGATTATGGTTAATCCCATATGATAATGATTTCGGTTTTTTTTCAATGAAAACAACTTCAGATGGAAATGTTATATTGGCTGGTAGTTCGAATAATAATGCGTCATTGAGGAAGATAGATCCAGATGGCAATACAATTTGGACTAGTATTATTGATGTCGGTCATAGTGTAGCATATTCAGTCTGTGAGACTTCTGATGGTGGGTATGCCATGACAGGGACTAATTATGAGGATTATGATGTATTGGTGATTAAAACAGATTCAAATGGAGATTCACTTTGGACAAGAACATTTGAGGGTTTAGATGGTCATGAAAGGGGCAATTGTATATTTGAAACGATAGATGGAAATATTATAGCAAGTGGTTATTTTCGTACTTCTTCATATGACCGATTTGGATTTGTAGCATCGATAACAACGGAAAATAATCTGCTTTTCTGTAATCAATATGAATATTGGAATATTAGAACTTGTATAGAGGACGATGATAGCAATTATGTTATCAACAGTGGTCATGCTCTATTAAAAACAAATGTTTATGGAGATACATTGTGGTGCACTGGTTATCCATATTGGGGTTATTATGGTGATAAATGTTTACAAAAGGTAGATTTAGGTTTTCTATACATTAGTAAGAATGACCAAGATTATATTCTTTTAACAAAAACAGATGAAAATGGTCAAGTTACTGATATTAGTCATAATGTATTGAAACAAACAACAATTGAATTAATCAACTTTCCCAATCCATTTAATCCTTCCACTACAATATCTTTTGGTAAACTAGATAGTTACAATGATTTTAAATTACAAATATACAACACTAAAGGACAATTGATTAAAGAAATTTCAATTGATTGCAACAAACAATCAATAATCTGGGATGGTACAAACCAATTCAACAAAAAAGTTGGTTCAGGTGTTTATTATTATCAGATAATATCGAATGAAAACAGGTTGGGATCAGGAAAAATGTTAATGTTGAAATAA
- a CDS encoding ABC transporter permease subunit: MKRNLNFLGIIFVLLLLILLSISLKIDWQDWQELQFSFKALITDLVISFLRVLLTSLVAWIMGIICGYFIFYLRFCRQLFLPAINFIRHISPFAWLPFAIIWFGLGEASVSFIMFITLFFPTVIAASDQFNSIPHEFIDEAKVLGTSQFQLFKFVELPLSFVGFLNLFRIIWGLGWTVIIAAEMLGVNSGLGFRLLDFRYLLQYPQMLIYFVVMGSVGILFDWMLRKIVVRFEM, encoded by the coding sequence ATGAAACGTAATCTAAATTTTCTGGGAATTATCTTTGTTCTTCTTTTACTGATACTGCTGTCAATTTCATTGAAAATTGACTGGCAGGATTGGCAGGAACTGCAATTTTCTTTCAAAGCTCTTATCACTGATCTTGTAATCTCATTTCTGCGAGTTTTATTAACTTCATTAGTCGCCTGGATTATGGGAATAATCTGCGGTTACTTTATATTTTACTTAAGATTTTGTCGGCAACTTTTTCTTCCTGCTATAAATTTTATTCGTCATATTTCTCCTTTTGCCTGGCTGCCGTTTGCTATTATCTGGTTTGGACTGGGAGAAGCTTCTGTAAGTTTCATCATGTTCATCACGCTCTTCTTCCCCACCGTTATAGCTGCTTCCGATCAATTTAATTCTATTCCGCACGAATTTATAGATGAAGCAAAAGTGCTGGGTACATCGCAGTTTCAGCTTTTCAAATTTGTGGAACTGCCACTTTCTTTTGTAGGATTTCTCAACTTATTTCGCATAATCTGGGGATTGGGTTGGACGGTGATCATCGCCGCTGAAATGCTGGGAGTGAACAGTGGATTGGGTTTTCGACTTCTGGATTTTCGTTACCTGCTGCAATATCCGCAAATGCTGATCTATTTTGTAGTGATGGGCAGTGTGGGGATTTTGTTTGATTGGATGTTGAGGAAGATTGTGGTAAGATTTGAAATGTGA
- a CDS encoding ABC transporter substrate-binding protein produces MKKIISILITVLLFSCSTNQKEKLVVGIIAPSLNHLPIKFGMQFGILKGKDIVIKKFSSGWETNEALIAEKIDVAIMPFTYIWSDVSQGKKVKIISFLERESDGIITRKDIQKISDLDGKKIGVLRASTLDIFAEMLTENYQIKPELVYFRTPMEMAAALNSKAVDALSFYVPSIFNFDENFHILHWYSDDFPKHPCCDIAATQTAIDNKSTQIKNFLNQMKESCNQMNLNPQVGFDVAQTNFRLTEEISRQSIYHTKYIMNLAEAGKDFEKKAIEMMIKKGYIENSVSADDVYFEVLQ; encoded by the coding sequence ATGAAAAAAATTATTTCAATTCTAATCACAGTTTTGCTATTTAGTTGCAGTACAAACCAAAAAGAAAAACTTGTTGTTGGAATAATCGCACCATCATTAAATCATCTGCCAATCAAGTTTGGAATGCAGTTTGGGATTTTGAAAGGAAAAGATATTGTAATCAAAAAATTTTCTTCTGGTTGGGAAACGAATGAAGCTTTGATCGCAGAAAAGATCGATGTAGCGATCATGCCTTTCACCTATATCTGGTCGGATGTTTCCCAAGGAAAAAAGGTGAAAATCATCTCATTCTTGGAAAGAGAAAGTGATGGAATTATCACACGTAAAGACATTCAAAAAATTTCTGATCTGGATGGAAAAAAAATTGGGGTTTTAAGAGCTTCTACTCTTGATATTTTTGCTGAAATGCTGACAGAAAATTATCAGATAAAACCTGAACTGGTTTACTTTCGAACTCCCATGGAAATGGCTGCAGCATTGAATTCCAAAGCTGTCGATGCACTTAGTTTTTATGTTCCTTCTATTTTTAATTTTGATGAGAATTTCCATATCTTACATTGGTACAGCGATGACTTTCCCAAACATCCCTGTTGCGATATTGCAGCTACGCAAACTGCTATCGATAATAAATCCACTCAGATCAAAAACTTCCTGAATCAAATGAAAGAAAGCTGCAATCAGATGAACTTGAATCCACAGGTAGGTTTTGACGTCGCCCAGACCAACTTTCGACTGACAGAAGAGATCAGCCGGCAATCGATCTATCATACAAAATACATCATGAATCTGGCTGAAGCAGGAAAAGATTTTGAAAAAAAAGCGATTGAAATGATGATAAAAAAAGGTTACATTGAGAATTCGGTTTCGGCGGATGATGTTTATTTTGAAGTTTTGCAATGA
- the rocD gene encoding ornithine--oxo-acid transaminase, protein MSEKLVHGNISSQQSMELEETYGAHNYHPLPVVLAKGKGAKVWDPEGNEYYDFLSAYSAVNQGHCHPKIIKALTDQAEELTLTSRAFFNNKLGEYEKFVTEFFGYEMVLPMNTGAEAVETAMKLSRKWGYEKKSIPENEAILIFAEQNFHGRTIAIVSASTDPDAYGNFGPFLPGIEKIPYNDVSALEKVLEEKGDKVAAFIVEPIQGEAGVFVPDEGYLKSCFDLCKKHNVLFVADEVQTGIARTGRLLASEWENVHPDIVILGKAISGGVLPVSAVLSSKEIMLVIKPGEHGSTFGGFPLACTVAKAALEVVRDEKLTERAEKLGKVFRAELARIDSPLIELIRGKGLLNAVVIKPKDGIEAWDVCVKLKENGLLAKPTHGHIIRFAPPLVITEEELMECINIIKKTIEELN, encoded by the coding sequence ATGAGTGAAAAATTAGTTCATGGAAACATCAGCAGTCAGCAGTCGATGGAACTGGAAGAAACTTACGGTGCTCACAACTATCATCCGCTACCGGTCGTACTGGCAAAAGGTAAAGGCGCAAAAGTGTGGGATCCGGAAGGAAATGAATATTACGATTTTCTATCTGCTTATTCGGCTGTAAATCAGGGACATTGTCATCCCAAGATCATCAAAGCTCTCACCGATCAGGCCGAAGAGCTCACTCTTACATCAAGAGCTTTCTTCAACAACAAACTGGGAGAATACGAAAAATTCGTAACAGAATTCTTTGGTTATGAAATGGTACTGCCGATGAATACCGGCGCCGAAGCAGTGGAAACAGCGATGAAGCTTTCCCGTAAATGGGGTTACGAAAAGAAGAGCATTCCCGAAAATGAAGCAATCCTGATTTTTGCAGAACAGAATTTTCACGGCAGAACGATTGCCATTGTTTCTGCTTCCACCGATCCAGATGCTTACGGCAATTTTGGACCGTTCCTTCCCGGCATCGAAAAAATTCCCTATAATGACGTTTCGGCTCTGGAAAAAGTTCTGGAAGAAAAGGGTGATAAAGTTGCGGCATTCATTGTGGAACCAATCCAGGGTGAAGCAGGTGTTTTTGTGCCTGATGAAGGTTATCTGAAAAGTTGTTTTGATCTTTGTAAAAAGCATAACGTGCTTTTTGTAGCAGACGAAGTTCAAACCGGAATTGCCCGAACCGGCCGACTTTTAGCCAGCGAATGGGAAAATGTTCATCCTGACATCGTTATTTTGGGAAAAGCTATTTCGGGTGGAGTACTGCCGGTTTCTGCTGTGCTTTCTTCCAAAGAGATCATGCTGGTGATAAAACCCGGAGAACACGGTTCTACATTTGGAGGATTCCCGCTGGCTTGCACTGTAGCAAAAGCAGCTCTGGAAGTAGTGCGTGATGAGAAATTGACAGAAAGAGCCGAGAAACTGGGAAAGGTTTTCCGTGCTGAACTTGCACGAATCGACTCACCTTTGATCGAACTTATTCGCGGAAAAGGACTGCTTAATGCAGTTGTTATAAAACCAAAAGACGGCATCGAAGCCTGGGATGTATGTGTGAAGCTGAAAGAAAACGGACTGCTGGCAAAACCTACTCACGGACACATCATCCGTTTTGCACCACCTTTGGTGATTACAGAAGAAGAATTGATGGAGTGCATTAATATCATCAAGAAAACTATCGAAGAATTAAATTAA
- a CDS encoding glycosyltransferase family 2 protein, translated as MNMKADWQNTAVVIPIYNSEDYLYKLFERIFNYFPREQVFAVDDASEDNSAKICEEHKVNLINISENTGKGNALQEGFNRAFDKGFLFTFSIDSDLQHKPEDFEEFLKKQNEEEADLIIGKRDFSRNKMPLPRIASNATTSKIVSIFTQQKILDSQSGYRLYNLDFIKDFKFKTKRYQFETEVIIKVAKAGGLIDFVPIDTIYDGQKSYISHLRDIKNFVNIVLHETFNDENQTENK; from the coding sequence ATGAATATGAAGGCAGATTGGCAGAATACAGCAGTCGTTATTCCGATTTACAATTCGGAAGATTATTTGTATAAATTGTTTGAAAGGATATTCAACTATTTTCCCAGGGAACAGGTTTTTGCAGTTGATGATGCTTCGGAAGATAATTCTGCAAAAATCTGTGAAGAACACAAAGTAAATTTAATAAATATTTCCGAAAATACAGGCAAAGGAAATGCCTTACAGGAAGGCTTCAACAGAGCTTTTGATAAGGGATTTCTTTTTACTTTTTCCATCGATAGCGATCTGCAGCATAAACCCGAGGATTTTGAAGAATTCTTAAAAAAACAAAATGAAGAAGAAGCTGATCTGATAATTGGGAAAAGAGATTTCAGCCGAAATAAAATGCCACTCCCACGCATTGCCAGCAACGCCACAACCAGCAAAATCGTTTCCATCTTCACTCAGCAGAAAATATTAGATTCACAGAGTGGTTATCGACTTTATAATCTTGATTTTATTAAGGATTTCAAATTTAAAACAAAACGCTACCAATTTGAAACTGAAGTGATCATCAAAGTAGCCAAAGCTGGCGGATTGATAGATTTTGTACCTATTGACACAATTTACGATGGGCAGAAAAGCTATATTTCCCATCTGCGGGATATCAAAAATTTTGTAAATATTGTGCTGCATGAAACATTTAATGATGAAAACCAAACGGAGAATAAATGA
- the surE gene encoding 5'/3'-nucleotidase SurE translates to MRILLTNDDGIDAPGIKTLEKTLKENGHEVIVVAPSKEQSATSHSLTLHEPLRIYERGENRFAVTGSPADCAIIAERIVLKEKKVDLVISGINAGQNMGEDLLYSGTVAAALEAMFLGFKSIAISLASYSQQKFETAAHFINEFIKNGLHENIEEREILNINVPNLEIDEIKGIRITEVGHRKYQDFVKEQLDPRGRKIYWIGGGPPWWDRTGNSDFKAISEGFISITPITPTFCRKEAYPKLEKWLDDNK, encoded by the coding sequence ATGAGAATCTTACTGACAAATGACGACGGAATCGATGCTCCCGGCATCAAAACTTTAGAAAAAACGCTGAAGGAAAATGGACATGAAGTAATCGTTGTAGCACCCAGCAAAGAACAGAGTGCTACTTCACATTCTTTAACACTGCATGAACCGTTGCGAATTTATGAACGTGGCGAAAACAGATTCGCAGTTACAGGAAGCCCGGCAGATTGTGCCATAATTGCAGAACGGATCGTTCTAAAAGAAAAGAAAGTTGACCTGGTGATTTCCGGCATAAACGCCGGGCAAAATATGGGCGAAGACCTGCTTTATTCTGGAACAGTAGCAGCAGCTCTGGAAGCAATGTTCCTGGGATTCAAATCCATAGCAATTTCATTAGCTTCTTATAGCCAGCAGAAGTTTGAAACTGCGGCACATTTTATTAATGAATTTATCAAAAATGGGTTGCACGAAAACATTGAAGAAAGAGAGATCCTTAATATTAATGTTCCTAACCTGGAAATTGATGAGATAAAAGGAATTCGAATCACGGAGGTTGGGCATCGTAAATATCAGGATTTTGTGAAGGAACAGCTCGATCCGCGCGGTAGAAAAATTTATTGGATCGGTGGTGGGCCGCCTTGGTGGGATCGCACTGGTAATTCTGATTTCAAAGCAATTTCGGAAGGCTTTATTTCGATCACTCCAATTACTCCGACCTTTTGCCGAAAAGAAGCTTATCCTAAATTGGAAAAATGGCTGGATGATAATAAATAA
- a CDS encoding protein-L-isoaspartate(D-aspartate) O-methyltransferase → MRFDDQRKLMVQNQLLRRDITDENVLKAFSKVERHLFVEEDARHLAYNDSPLSIGKGQTISQPYIVALMMQLLDLEPDHKVLEIGTGSGYQTALLAEIAEEVYTVERIDFLIRRAEKILKDQGYENIYYKSGDGTKGWEGGFPVCKQFDRIIVAAAAPQIPESLAEQLKIGGKLVIPAGQRSFQELILLERKEDGYEETRHGGCTFVPLIGEEGWHEY, encoded by the coding sequence ATGAGATTTGATGATCAAAGAAAATTGATGGTGCAAAACCAACTCTTGCGCCGTGATATTACGGATGAAAATGTGCTAAAAGCATTTTCCAAAGTAGAACGACATCTTTTCGTGGAAGAAGATGCGCGGCATCTGGCTTACAACGATTCACCACTCAGTATCGGAAAAGGACAGACAATTTCGCAACCATACATCGTTGCCTTGATGATGCAGCTTCTCGATCTGGAACCTGATCACAAAGTGCTGGAAATTGGTACCGGTTCCGGCTATCAAACTGCACTTCTGGCAGAGATCGCGGAGGAAGTTTATACTGTGGAAAGAATTGATTTCCTGATCCGCAGGGCGGAAAAAATTTTAAAAGATCAAGGTTACGAAAATATTTATTACAAATCGGGTGACGGCACCAAAGGCTGGGAAGGCGGATTTCCAGTTTGCAAACAATTCGATCGAATTATCGTAGCAGCAGCAGCACCGCAGATTCCGGAAAGTTTAGCAGAGCAACTTAAAATAGGTGGAAAGCTGGTAATTCCTGCCGGACAAAGAAGTTTTCAGGAACTAATTTTACTGGAAAGAAAAGAAGATGGCTACGAAGAAACTCGACACGGTGGCTGCACATTCGTACCGCTGATCGGAGAGGAAGGCTGGCATGAATATTAG
- a CDS encoding small multi-drug export protein, whose protein sequence is MNIRIFLIFIILFSSFSFLFASGLKDSIKAKVDSINVSDEVRVFLLAMLPIFELRGSIPMGIHYYHLPYWKVIPISLAGNMIPIFFILLFFGFITKICFKFKFTRKILEAVFRRTRSKSEIIEKYEEVGLMIFVAIPLPVTGAWTGSLAAYLMGLSFWKSILFIFLGVFIASVVVSFLTSLKWLGAIIAILALSYVIISGHVRKKKKKLNKVS, encoded by the coding sequence ATGAATATTAGAATTTTTTTAATTTTTATTATTTTATTTTCCAGTTTCTCATTTTTGTTTGCTTCCGGCCTCAAAGATTCCATCAAAGCCAAAGTAGATAGCATAAATGTATCGGATGAAGTACGTGTTTTCCTGCTGGCTATGCTGCCGATCTTTGAACTGCGCGGTTCCATTCCCATGGGAATTCATTATTATCATCTTCCGTATTGGAAGGTAATTCCAATTTCATTAGCAGGAAATATGATACCGATCTTCTTCATTTTACTTTTCTTCGGTTTTATTACGAAAATTTGCTTCAAATTCAAATTTACCCGCAAAATTCTGGAAGCTGTCTTTCGACGAACCCGCAGTAAAAGCGAGATCATCGAAAAATATGAAGAAGTCGGCTTGATGATATTTGTAGCAATTCCACTGCCTGTTACCGGTGCCTGGACAGGTTCGCTGGCTGCCTATTTGATGGGACTTAGTTTCTGGAAATCGATTCTCTTCATTTTCCTGGGAGTTTTCATTGCCAGTGTTGTGGTCAGTTTTCTTACTTCTCTCAAATGGCTGGGAGCGATCATTGCCATTTTGGCTCTGAGTTATGTAATAATTAGTGGACATGTTAGAAAGAAAAAAAAGAAATTGAATAAGGTCAGTTGA
- a CDS encoding T9SS type A sorting domain-containing protein, whose protein sequence is MLYGSSANAVFTYNEIDHNYTGFYLTAGATANLGDLNNADPDDDGYNCIYDNLFFTGEEFTVYNASSADLTAENTVWDDDPPIDTTIIDGNDNAAYGIVDYEPTLSPFAPPAGINAVLNNGFVNVTVEPGTAYPTYKTLEGYNLYRDGSFVATMTSLFYIDPFPPTPGTTCTYGASIIYEGGYESVIVDTTIYIPHILNPPQNPFVSLLGLFSWEPPEPGSTSNLLYCKVFLDGTLLGPTYYSPYQFTGLTSGDTYFAEVSAVYEDGESVGVGVQFYYLGEEYEPPQNAGYEVFSDHINLYWEEPNQFVEEYHIYVDGVLHTTTELYFDIYDLIPGQVYEVALTAFYIDQIESDPIVFNIAFVEGDDILNLETKLLGNYPNPFNPTTTISFSVTQTSPFAKIEIYNLKGQKIKTLTVTESQSPKVSVVWDGTDQNNKPVSSGVYFYQLKAGNQIFTKKMLMMK, encoded by the coding sequence ATGCTTTATGGCAGCAGTGCTAATGCTGTTTTTACCTATAATGAGATCGATCATAATTATACCGGATTTTACTTAACTGCTGGAGCAACAGCAAACTTGGGAGATCTGAATAATGCTGATCCAGATGATGATGGTTACAACTGCATTTATGATAATCTTTTCTTTACTGGAGAGGAATTCACAGTTTACAATGCGAGTTCTGCCGATCTAACAGCCGAAAACACAGTTTGGGACGATGATCCACCCATTGACACAACAATAATCGATGGTAATGATAATGCTGCTTACGGAATTGTAGATTATGAACCGACACTTTCTCCTTTTGCACCACCAGCTGGAATTAATGCTGTTCTAAATAATGGCTTTGTGAATGTAACTGTTGAACCGGGAACAGCTTATCCAACATATAAAACACTTGAAGGATATAATTTGTATCGAGATGGTAGTTTTGTAGCTACAATGACATCGCTGTTCTATATTGACCCATTTCCTCCAACTCCAGGAACAACATGTACTTATGGTGCATCAATTATATATGAAGGTGGCTATGAATCGGTGATTGTAGATACAACAATCTACATTCCTCATATCTTAAATCCACCTCAAAATCCGTTCGTGTCACTTTTGGGATTATTCAGCTGGGAACCACCAGAACCGGGCAGTACTTCAAATTTATTATATTGCAAAGTTTTCCTTGATGGGACTTTGTTGGGTCCAACTTATTATTCACCTTATCAATTCACAGGATTAACTTCTGGGGATACATATTTTGCCGAAGTATCTGCAGTTTATGAAGATGGAGAATCTGTTGGGGTTGGAGTGCAGTTCTATTATCTTGGTGAAGAATATGAACCACCACAAAATGCTGGTTACGAAGTTTTCTCCGATCACATTAATCTCTACTGGGAAGAACCGAATCAATTCGTGGAAGAATATCACATTTATGTGGATGGCGTTTTACATACAACTACAGAATTATATTTTGATATTTATGACCTGATTCCAGGTCAGGTTTATGAAGTTGCCTTAACTGCTTTTTATATCGATCAAATTGAATCTGATCCAATTGTTTTCAATATTGCCTTTGTAGAAGGTGATGACATCCTGAATCTGGAAACAAAATTACTGGGAAACTATCCAAATCCGTTCAATCCAACCACAACAATTAGTTTTTCTGTAACGCAAACGTCTCCGTTTGCGAAGATAGAAATTTACAATCTAAAAGGTCAGAAAATAAAAACACTTACAGTCACAGAGTCTCAAAGTCCCAAAGTTTCAGTTGTCTGGGATGGAACAGACCAAAACAATAAACCAGTTTCCAGCGGAGTATATTTTTATCAGTTAAAAGCTGGAAATCAAATTTTTACAAAAAAAATGCTGATGATGAAGTGA